CCTTCCCCCACCCGCGGCTCACTTCTGGCCCATCCGCCTGGCCCCGAAGACCCCTCTTCCGCCCCTCCCAATGCTGACCATCAGGAGGGAAACAACAGATGCGCACGGAGCGCAGAAAAGcactcacatgtgtgcacatggcACTCACACGCGTCTGTGTCCTACACACACACGGGGTGAGCTACAGGCAGGCgtggaaggggcagagctggCCAAAACACCCCTAGAGCCCCATGGGGCAGGTGGGACCAGGAACCCCAGCCGTCAGCCACTCGccaccccaagcaggttcctggACAACCTCTCACGACGTTTCAGACTCTGAACAGTGTCTACTGTGCCCCCGTGCCCGCCAGGGAACCCCTGAAAGTCCTCCGGGTCGCCCAGTACTCCTCTTCTGAGGAGCCGCAGCTCCCTCCACAAACGCGGCCACCCCAACCCAGCGTGCGCTGGGCATCAAGCGGAGCCCCTGGGCCGAAACCCCCAGGGGTCAACCACAAACTCTGAAAGCCGAATGGCACAGTTCCCATGCGTCGTGCTGTCGCTGAGTTTAGTATCAAGGAAATTTTCCTTAATTCCTGATTTTTACCCACCTTGAAACCCAGCATCCTGACTTGGTGGCCCTGTTTCTCTGAGCTTATCTAGCATGTGAGGTGGGTAAACCTCATGTCAGCCTCttaaaaattagcaaagaaaaaaagggagcaaAGACTTTAACTAAATTTCataaagaagggagagggagcacTCTCCCTGAGCAGCTGACCTGCCTGGAACCCGGAAGGCAGAGTGCTGCTGTGGCTCACCTGGGGAAGGTACCCGCAGCACGTCACCTCGGCAAACCCGAACCGGTCCACGAAGGCCCGATCCGCCTGCCCGCCTCCTTTCCCttgcaaaggaaaacaagaaggaCGCCTCGGTCCCACACTCCCTCGGCTCGCTCGCGGGGCTCAGGGCCCGGAGGCCTGTCCTGGgcatgcccttcccccacccccatccagagACAGACCCCCCCAGGACCCGGGGACAGAGCCTGCTCCCATACATTCAACGACTGCCAGGCGAGGCACCGAGGACGCTGAGCACAGACACCTGCGAAGGGGGAAAACCAGCCGCCCCTGACCCGGCGGGAGAGGAGGGCTCTCGGCCGCCAGCCCAGCCCTTGCCATCTGTGAAGGACACAGCGCTGGGATCTGAAATGGCCTCCTCTGCGTCCTCTGCGTCTCCCCCGAACTCAGAGCAAACCCCAAAGGCCCGAAGTGTGTGTGGCTTGGAAGGGGCGGACGGAGTCGGAGAGGGTCTATCCCACACAGCAGATTCTCGGCCACCGTCCAGGTGTGTCGGCCACTCACAGCCCCAGGGGCCATCCTATGGGTTATCACGTGCCAAAGGCTGAGCGTGCTGGAAGATCCCCTCAGTGCCACCGCTCACCGGTAGGAAGGTGGCCGTGAGGGCGGGCGGGCCGGCCTCACGTGTGGCTGTTCTTAGAAGATACACCGCACAGAGCGCCAGAGCAGCCTCGCCAGGCTTTCTTCTGGGGAAGGAGGGCTAAAGGAACATGACAGGGCTTCATGTCCACGGAATACCTCCCCTTCCAAACGCACTGTGATAGGACAGAACTGCAGTCACTGCGTTCACTGCCCCCCACACACCTGGCCTTGGGGTTGACGCTCCTTTCCTTTGCCATCAACACAGACCTGACCCTCCTCCAGCCGTGGGGAAGCCGCCCCCACCGCCCACGGGCCGAATGTCCTCGAGGGGCCCTGTGGCCGCATGGCCCCTACCCACGGTGCCGGCCTCCTTCTGGAGCGTCTCCCCAAGCCTCTTGTTCTCTAGATGCAGGTCTGCGAGCTGGGCGCCGAGCTTTGCAGCATGGCTGTGAAGCAAAGAGCATCAGCTCagtgtgtgtcacacacacacacacggggacaCAGCCACCCAGTCTCAGGCCACATAGAGCAGGTCAGGGggtacagagtctgctttggtGGAGCAGAGGGGACAAGAAGGCCCTGGTTGCCTGATGGTCTTTCCCAGCCCCTCCACGGCTGCTGGCTCATCAGCATCTGGCCTGGGGAGACCCTGCCCGACCGCCTTTGGCGTGCCGAGTACATGCCACTCACTCTGCAGAACCCATGATGTGTGGGGTCACGGGCGCCTCAAAATTACACCCCCAGATGCAAGCTTTCAGGTAGGGAACCACTgggaagaaaaccaaagacaaccACGGAAGGCACCACGACAGACCTGCATAGAGAGCGCATGTCCAAATGCTCCATCACTAGCATGCTGCTGCCTCCCGGGGTGTCCAGGACCTTGATGGGCTTGGGCACTCTCACGGTGCCTGTTTGCAGGATGGCCATTAAACTTGCCATCTCCCCTTCAAACATTCTTTTGGCCTTTACGAAAAATAATGGAGATGGGGAAGAAGGGGGAAGCAAGGTTACTTCCAGAAAGGTTCTCCTTGGACATGTTTTCTTGAGCATTACAATTCTTTTTAacactcttttaatgtttacttatttttgagagcgagtgagaaacagagcacgaagGCATGTGTgccatgagcaggggtggggcagagagagaaggagacacagaatccgaagcaggctccaggctccaagccctacgcggggctggaactcagtaacgtgacatcatgacctgagcagaagtcggactcttaactgactgaacaacccaggtaccccagcacCCCCTTTAAAGTTGCTGGTTTTAAGTCAAAATGCTACTGAAGTATGAGCAGAAAAGGGCACAAATGGGAGTATCTGATTTCAAGTCTCACAAGGTCCACAGGTGGCGAGACCGCTGCCCGGAGGCTCCGCCCCCGCCGCCCGCCCCGCACAGGTTCGCCTCATGCGCTTTGCAGCCGGTCTGGCCCGTGCCCCACGGCCTGTCATGCTGCTGCATCAACAGACTTTGTTCTCACTGCTGCACCGCTCTCCGTGGCTTGAACGGTCCGGAATGGGCCCACCCAGCGTGCCGCGGACAGACAGCTGGGCTTCCAGCGGGGGGCTGCTTATTCTCAGGACTgactctgtgacctcaggcaagttaaaGTCTCCGTGcctgttccctcatctgtaaaaacgGGGTTAATAACAGCACCAATCTCCCAGGCTCGCTGCCGCTAGGAACCGCGTTAGGAGCTAACACTTCCCTAGCCCGATCCAAACGATCCAATCACAAACGTTCTTATTATACTACCCAGAGGGCCAAAGGCACCGAGGAGGAAGACACAAGCTGTGCCTTGAGAATTTTCAAGTATGCAAGACAGAAAAGAATCTTATGTAGAGCGGTCAATTCCAGTGGGgcgggaaggaaaagagaagcacaGTCTGGCGCTCCTCTCCTAGAGGATGGAAGAGACTTTCACTTCCTACAGGGCGAAGCATTAAAAAGTCCTATTTCCCCTACTACCAGCACGCGTCTGTGCTACGGCCAGTACATCCACATAACTCACACAGGATTGTCAAAGCAAGCTAGAAATTTGGAACTACCCCCCAAAGGACAAGAAGGAACTTATGTGAGAAAGATTAGCAATAAGAAAATGGACTTGGGGTGCTCATGGCTGGCTTGATCAGTGGAGTATGtagctcctgatctcagggttgtgagttcaagccccatgttaggtgcagagattacctaaaaataaaatcttaaaaaaaaaaaaaaaagacagggtgcctgggtggctcagtcagttgagcatccggctttgggtcaggtcatcatctcgcggttcgtgggttctagccccacgtcgggctctgtgctgacagttcggagcctggagcccagagcctgtcttcggattctgtgtcttcctctctctctgaccctcccctgctcatgatgtctctctctctctctttctctcaaaaataagtaagacatcaaaaaataaaaaaaagaaaatggactttgatgacaaaagaaggaagaacctGGAGAAACAGCACCAGAAGAACAAGGCTTGAAAGTGTCACTAAGTGGCCCACTGCCACCATCAGAAAGGATCTGCTGCCACTCTCATCCACACCCATCCTGAACTGTAACAAATGCCAGGGAaggtgcaaacacacacacacgccacacaAAGGGGAAGAACAAACACCGGAGAACCCTGCGGCAGGTGAGGGGGCACCACACCCCCACACAAGGACCGCACGAGGGCAGCTGATCTCCACGCACAACACAGGGCTGAAGGCTGGTCTAGAGAGAAATCATCCCAAAGCATGGAAGGTGCGATTCACATCCGGGAAGAGAATGAAAACCTTTGCAAGAGTAATTTCTAAGGACAGAATGAAAGCGCGCCAGGTGTGGGACACGCGGCCTTGGTCCTGGGGTTGGTCCCTGCAGCCCTGTTTGACACAAGGATTGCCCAATCCTGCTCACTGTCTACTGGAGCCAGCCTGGGCCCTCCAGCTGAGAGTCCTGGGTGACCCATCCAGACGGGGCAGAGGTGACACCAACAACCAGGGGTAAGCACAAGGTCTATAGCGAGGTTCACCTATGTTCCACAGGGCCCTCTGGAAGCAGCTCCTGCAGGAATGAAGTTTTCGCAGTGGGTGGCTGCGATGGACGGACCGTTTGTACCTGTCCCCCCAGGCCTCTGTTGACACCTAACCCACAATATGGCGGAGTTTGGAGGCAATTAGGCTCCATGAGGCTGCAGCCCTCAAAACGGGACCTGCGCTCTGAGGCCCCAGAGGGCTCCCTTGCCCCTGTGACAGGTGCGGACACAGGGAgcagtcccctcccccttcaagtgggctctcaccagacacggTCCAGCGCCCAGAACCGAGAACACCCATCTGCCCTCAAGCTGTCCAGTCTGTGCTATTCCGTCACAGCGGCCTAAACTGCCAAGTGGCTACGCTACCCTCAAGAATTCGTAAAGGAACCCAGGACAAAAAGTTTCCACTACCAGCCCCTGTTCAAAACTCCCCAAACAAGGGACGTTCTCAAAGAGCGGCTGCATCCATCACTGGAAAACCATCCCCAGAACCCACCACTCACACCACAGCGGGAAGCAAACCTGGCGCAGGGGTCCCCAGAGGGCTGCCCAAAGGGTCCGCTAACCTCCCCGGCGCTGATATGATGGATTCTGGGTGCTCGACCCCAGGATCGCCAGACGCAGCCTGACGGGCAAGGGCGTCACCAAGGACCACTGCCCTGTAGCCCTCCTGTGCGGCCCTCACCCCCACGCCAGACCCCGAATCGCGGACCTCGGACCCCCTCGACTCCGGACCAGGACCCCAGCCCAGAATCTCGGCCCCCCCACGCCCATCCCAGATCCCGACTGGCGGACCTCGGACCCCCTAGACTCCAGACCAGGACCTCAGACCCCGCCCCGGGCCTGCAGCCCCACCCAGACCACCATCGCCGACCagcacccagccacccaccccgGCCCCGCCCACGGCGGCCCTGACCTCCGCCTTGGAGTTCACTTTAACAAACACGCGTCCTCTGTCCGTGTCGTAACTCCGGCCCTGGCTAATGCACCCGCCCCCCAAGTGACCCGTAGCCTTGACGAAGTCGCAGCCCAGCTCCCTCTTCAGCAGGGCCTGCATGTTCGACGCAGCGCGGCAGCAAACTGCCTTAGGCGGGAGGGGAAAAAGGATGGCGGAGAACGCACAGTGATTGGGTGAGTTGTGGGCGGGACCATGCCGCCAGAACTCCTGCGGATTGGGTGAGAGGCTGAGAGGCGGGATCGGGCCGGGAGAACTCGCGGGGACCGCGTGAGACCTTGAGGGGCGGGACTGGGCCTCCAGAACACTAGGGGATTGGGTGAGGAGCAGCGAGTCTCTTCCGGCGGTTGTGGAGTTGATACTGGTGGTAGGCGAGACAGCGCCCCCTTCTGGCCTCCGTCTCCATTTTAGGACAGATCTTCTATTAATGTTCATACACGTGATTATGGGTTAGCATCGTCTCCCCAGCTGGACTAGCGATTGGAGTCAGCGTTGCTCCCTGTATTAGTTGGGGTTctccagaggagaggggaggacaggATATATACCCGGAGAGAGAGGTTAATTTTAAGGGTGGGCtctgttaaccttaaaaataataaaactttcagttattttaccagcaaagaTAGGGttatttgggaatagcagagaCTTGCTTGACAGGATAAGTAGGCTTGCCAGAACCAGAGGCAAGTCTGGAGAACGGAGAAAGGAAACGGGGCTGTAAGAGAGACACCAGGATGACACCAGGTGCTGGTCACACCAAGTGCTGGACACAAGTCAGACGGTGAAATCACTATTTGCAGCAGCAATAAACTAAGTAGGGtagcgtgggtggctcagttggttaagcatccgacttcagttcaggtcatgatctcgtggttgggtctgtgggtttgagccctgcatctggctctgtgcttaaagctggtgcctgcttcagagtctgtatctccccctctctctgctcctcccccgtttaggctctgtctctctctctctctcactctctctcaaaaatgaataaacattaaaaaaaatttaataataaaaataaataaactaagtaaAAACTGTGTAATCAACAGAGGACTCGATATATTTGCAGTAGAAGTGGCTCCAAAACCTACAATAGTTTGTCAACACGCAACGCCTCCGCGGGAACCGCAAGACTGGACATGTTACTGTGTATATTCCCTGCGTCTTAAATACTGTTTTCTACTTGAGGCTATCAAACTAAGAACTATTCAGATTTAGTCTCTTATTTGTCAGTCAACTAAATGCTAATCAACTGATGCACATAATCTATTTaatttgtatgtgtttatgttttaTGCCCATGTCATAggctttattattaaaatataaataaatagaggaaAAGGGGGACTGGATGCTCTCTCATTGGCTGCACTGTTGCCAGTGCAGCAGGAAACCTTCCTTCCTGTTGTTGGGTAAGTAGTGTCCACCTGCAAGGTGCCCTCCTCATGCGAGGTCTGCAGTTGATAACGAGTCCTGATTGCCACaggtcccctcccacccccaccacactatcaatttatttaattaattatctcaactacattaaattaaaatgtaaaggcTACTGGGCCGATTTAGCAGCTTCGATGAGAGAATTAGTAAACTGAAAGGTATTAGAAGTCGTGAAAAATGTAGCGCAAGAAGACAAACAGGGAAATTACAGGCAAGAGAAGAGACATGGAAAATAGTAGACATTTAACTGgagttccaggggcacctgggtggcttagtcggttaagcctccggcttcggctcaggtcagatctcacgttcctgggttcgagccccgtgtcaggctctgtgctgacagctcagagcctggagcctgcttcagattctgtgtctccttctctctctgcccctccccctctcatgctctgtctctctctgtatcaaaaataaataaaacattaaaaaaaaaagtttaactggAGTtccagaaaaggggaaagaaacaggCTATGACTGAACAGAAATtggctgagaattttctagaACTGATGAAATACACCAATCCTCAGATCTAAGTTCACCCCAGATCTTAAGCTGGATAAACTAAAATTCACATGTAGGCAATACCAGTGAAATCGCAGGCCACCAAAGGTACAGGAAATCTCTAATGTAGCCAGCAAGAAATgtcagattgctttttttttaatgtttattatttatggggggggtaaggggagagagagggagacacagaatccaaagtctccagctctgagctgtcagtacggatcctgacacagggctcaaactcacgaactgagattatgacttgaggcgaggatgcttaaccgactgaggcccccaggcaccccagaccgCTGTGAGATGATTGTTTGGTTTGCCAACACTAATACCGGAAGCCAAAAGGTAGTGGATGATTGTCTCCAAAAGAGTATAACTACCcagtaaaaataagttttcaagaatgaaaatgaaataaagacattcctaGAGAAGCTGGCAGAATAGGAGGGTGTTAGACTCACCTTGTCCCACAGAGACAGCTGGACaacacccacatcagtgtaaGTGACCCAGAAATGACCTGAGCACGGCAGAACAGACTCACCATAGCTAAATGTAGAGTAGAAGCCACAGGGAAGAGGGTAGAAAGGGAGGGGACACAGTTGGGAGCCAAACAGAACTGGGGACTGTCCtcaggagggagagacacaggtACCTGGAAAGGGGAGAGGACCAGATCCTCCCgccagccacccaggcaaggGGAACCCACATGAAAAACAGAGGGGCGTAATTTCACGAGTTCACAAGCCAGTGGGGCTTAGCACTTGGAACTGGGTGGTCAGgcaactgagcatctgactcttgatttccgctcaggtcatgatcctaggaaCCTGGGATAGAGCCCCCACTTGGGCTCCaagctgaacatggagcctacttgggattctccctccctctctctctctccacacgcCCTCCGCGACtacccttctcctttcctccacgaaataaaagggaaaaaaagacattattcAGACTGAAGaccatttgcttttatttctagcGATGCAATTTTCTACCAGCAGAACTGTCCCAAAGGAAACCCGAAAGAAAGTGATCACAGGTTTTAAAGCCGAAATGTAAGGAGCGAAGAGCAAAGAAAGTGctacataaaagagaaaatttaattaaatattgtaGAAAATAACAGTAAGTCTTAtgataaaatgagtttaaaaataattggatttTACACTTTAAAAGAGTAAATTGTTCTAAGGTGTTTGTGTTGTTTGTTCAAGAGTAAAggtaataggggcgcctgggtggctcactcagttaagtggccggcttcggctcaggtcatgatctcacagttcatgggttcaagccccatgtcgggctctgtgctgacagctagctcagagcctggagcctgctcagatcctgtgtctccctctctctctcttgtaagAGTCAAACATACAGCATAAATATAAGAAAGGTTTGGGGCGACTGACTGGCTCAATCAGaggagcaactgactcttgatttgggggctgtgagttggagccccacattgggtgtagagatcactaaacaaacaaaacttttacAAAATAAGGCTAAAAGAAGTGCCGTAGAGCACTGGCCAAGAGAGAGCTGACAATGTCACTACAAAGATGTGACTAGTAGATTGGAAGGCAGCCCCCCAGGTATCACATGGCTCCAGCGGCGTCGGCCACACAGACTGTAAGGGAAACTCCTGCAGCTGTGCAGTTCCGAGGGTCAGAGACGTGTCCTCAGACAAAGATGCGCATCGCATACTGATGAGAGGTCTAACACGGGAAGGAAAATCAAGTTTAACTGTGGCTGTGGTAGCCTTACACAGAGTGAGCGGTGCCCGGTGCGTGATGTGTGATCGCTCGGCCTACAATGAAAGGGCCACAACTCctctaggaaaaaaatgtaagagaaggATATAGAAGGGCATCTTAAGACGTAAAGCTTTAGCCATAAACTACATTAAAGccattaaaataaagacttaaggatgcctgggtggctcagtcggttgaacgtccaactcttgattttggctccgctAGTGATCCCacacttgtgagttcgagccccatgtctggctccaggctgagcatggaccctgcttgagattctctctctctctctctctctctctctctccttctccctctgcccctctcccctgctctctctctaaaataagaaaaatttaaaagtaaaatgaagattttcttttcaccAAAAGATATCTTTTTTGacgtttattattgagacagaaacagagcatgagtaggggaggggcagagagagggagacacagaatctgaagcaggctccaggctctgagctgtcagcacagaacctgacacgggactcgaacccacacaccatgagatcatgacctgagccgaagtcggccgcttaactggctaagccacacaggtgcccctcaccaaAAGATATcttaaagataatgaaaagacaaacaactgagtgggaaaagacatttttcaatACATACAATTCACAAAGAACTAGAAtccctttgttttttaagtagcaccacaccaggcttgaactcacaaccctgagatcaacacctgagctgagatccagccagtggttttattagttttctagggaTGCCATTTAAAAATGCCGTAGACTGGAGAATGGAAAcaatagaaacttattttcttacaGCTCTGGGGGCCCCGAAGCCCAAGATCAAGTTGTCTTCAGGGTTGGTTTCTGGTAAGACTAGTCTTCTCAGCACGAAGTCCTCACTTTGTCTTCCCGCAGCCTCTTTTCTCTGGACTATGGGGAGTGAGCTCTGGTGTCTATTGGATTAGGACCTCGCCCTGCGACCTTATTTAACCTTTATTACCTACCTATGTCCAAACACAGCCACATGGCCGTTAGGGCTTCCACACGTGGGTGTGGGAGGGGTGGGCACAGTCCCGTGTCTAACCCCTG
The genomic region above belongs to Suricata suricatta isolate VVHF042 chromosome 17, meerkat_22Aug2017_6uvM2_HiC, whole genome shotgun sequence and contains:
- the FN3KRP gene encoding ketosamine-3-kinase isoform X1 — encoded protein: MQALLKRELGCDFVKATGHLGGGCISQGRSYDTDRGRVFVKVNSKAEAKRMFEGEMASLMAILQTGTVRVPKPIKVLDTPGGSSMLVMEHLDMRSLCSHAAKLGAQLADLHLENKRLGETLQKEAGTVGKGGGQADRAFVDRFGFAEVTCCGYLPQVNDWQEDWVTFYARQRIQPQMDMVEKGSGDREALELWSALQLKIPDLFRGLDIVPALLHGDLWAGNAAEDSSGPIIFDPASFYGHSEYELAIVGMFGGFTSSFYSAYHSAIPKAPGFEARLQLYQLFHYLNHWNHFGSGYRGSSLSIMRNLIK